A single genomic interval of Anopheles marshallii chromosome 2, idAnoMarsDA_429_01, whole genome shotgun sequence harbors:
- the LOC128719541 gene encoding unextended protein, which yields MAGPGRWEMLKIIAHLTLILLTGDTWHPAESRSVGTQEPGPAFPDVQPNAVAIPRVEIVAALTDIGDKLLLYTEGNGRLFIVDRRQMECHEQVHVYELPLEPTAVSKEDEQYLRSGDIPCWTVQGSPVMIALKDGVEMQTNHRNDPTHHTGTRNKRNIDGDIGANSLKPMNAERSGTNDQKELRIEGFRIEHAEVAPEMVDGVTSVRVNSPVMVRLFGRGITPDTVIVFTHERSRFLGSCQIPVTEKFRVTNVEDSGRSALVEIELPDVIKNKKYFYMCAKYESTDALKRSEENDQEATKDTPFLHQGLDSWMRLTTNKPFLPYWLSIMIICFCLMFSALFSGLNLGLMSLDRTDLKILCNTGSDKEKQYANAIKPVRDMGNYLLCSILLGNVLVNSTFTILLDSLTSGLFAIVGSTIAIVIFGEITPQAICSRHGLAVGAKTILITKAVMVLTFPLSYPTSKILDFLLGKEIGNFYDRERLKELVKVTNDVNDLDKDEVNVIAGVLELRKKTVQQVMTRLEDAYMLSMDGTLDFEKIAEIMQSGYSRIPVYDGENREEIISILHSKDLAFIDPDDNTPIRQMCEFYMNRLHFVFYDQTLDVMFKEFKTGAFGHMAFVHRVNADGDGDPFYEIIGLITMEDVLEELIQAEIIDETDVYTDNRSKIRRKGIKRPDIPTFVHRPADTDEQRLRIGPQLMFATYQYISTAVAAFKRNVMSETMLRRLLNQNIYHQIKIKSKDRKDRVDIINRGTPIDYFVLILEGRVEVTVGKEDLLFESGPFTHFGLQAIVQSASNEQSLNTQQEILGSLESINRDESIRDNFTPDYTVQAITDVLYMQIPRKLYLDAKRATLRERAQKLGDQSMEPIDTEGEQLMHSLDKGDQNSLTPDATNLTVNSGAPASKSSSDVASPTTALNEHRSPIQKTRELSLGTLNRIPAVSHCCQSHNPRCSSLCCTTLPCTVPSAHPPMHALHHHHQNQHRKHCPIDRSVSSDCWMTC from the exons ATGGCTGGGCCGGGAAGATgggaaatgttaaaaataattgcacacCTTACGCTAATCCTGCTGACCGGTGACACCTGGCACCCGGCGGAGAGTAGGTCAGTTGGCACCCAGGAACCGGGGCCTGCATTCCCGGATGTGCAGCCGAACGCTGTCGCTATCCCTCGTGTGGAGATTGTTGCTGCCTTGACCGATATTGGGGACAAACTGTTGCTGTACACCGAGGGCAATGGACGCCTGTTTATCGTCGATCGTCGCCAGATGGAGTGCCACGAGCAGGTACACGTGTACGAACTGCCGCTGGAACCTACGGCCGTGTCGAAGGAGGACGAGCAGTACCTGAGAAGTGGCGATATACCGTGCTGGACGGTCCAAGGATCGCCGGTGATGATCGCGCTAAAGGATGG GGTTGAAATGCAAACCAATCACAGAAATGACCCGACGCACCACACAGGAACGCGGAATAAACGCAACATCGATGGAGATATTGGGGCAAACAGTTTAAAGCCAATGAACGCCGAACGAAGTGGGACTAACGATCAAAAAGAACTCCGCATCGAGGGATTTCGGATCGAGCATGCAGAAGTAGCGCCCGAAATGGTAGATGGAGTAACGTCCGTACGCGTTAATTCACCGGTAATGGTGCGTTTGTTTGGAAGGGGCATTACGCCCGACACCGTCATCGTATTCACGCACGAACGTTCGCGGTTCCTTGGTTCGTGTCAGATACCGGTCACGGAGAAGTTTCGC GTGACGAATGTGGAAGATAGTGGTAGAAGTGCGCTGGTAGAGATCGAGCTACCGGACGTGATCAAGAACAAGAAGTACTTCTATATGTGCGCCAAGTACGAAAGCACCGATGCGCTAAAAAGATCGGAAGAGAACGACCAG GAAGCTACCAAGGATACGCCGTTCCTACATCAGGGATTGGATTCGTGGATGCGTTTgaccacaaacaaaccatttttgccATACTGGCTGTCGATAATGATCATATGCTTCTGTCTCATGTTTTCTGCGCTCTTCTCCGGACTTAATCTAGGGCTAATGTCTTTGGATAGAACTGATTTGAAG ATCCTGTGCAATACGGGCAGTGATAAGGAGAAGCAATACGCCAATGCGATCAAACCGGTGCGGGATATGGGAAACTATTTGCTGTGCAGCATTCTGCTCGGCAACGTGCTAGTCAACTCAACGTTTACCATTCTGCTGGACAGTCTCACCTCGGGGCTGTTTGCCATCGTTGGTTCCACGATCGCAATTGTAATTTTTGGCGAGATCACTCCACAG GCTATCTGTTCGCGTCACGGACTCGCGGTGGGAGCTAAAACGATCTTGATAACGAAAGCGGTGATGGTGCTTACTTTCCCATTGTCGTACCCTACCTCGAAGATACTCGATTTTCTTTTGGGCAAAGAAATAGGTAATTTCTACGATCGCGAGCGTCTCAAGGAACTGGTTAAG GTTACCAACGATGTTAACGATTTGGATAAAGATGAAGTGAACGTCATCGCCGGTGTACTGGAGCTGCGCAAGAAAACGGTACAACAAGTGATGACACGTCTTGAGGATGCGTACATGCTTTCCATGGATGGCACACTAGATTTTGAAAAAATTGCCGAAATCATGCAGTCAG GTTACTCACGTATTCCCGTGTACGATGGGGAAAATCGTGAAGAAATTATCTCGATTTTGCACAGCAAGGATCTAGCTTTCATCGATCCGGATGATAACACACCGATCCGCCAGATGTGTGAGTTTTACATGAATCGGTTACACTTCGTATTCTACGATCAGACGCTAGACGTGATGTTCAAGGAGTTCAAGACTGGTGCGTTTGGACACATGGCGTTCGTCCATCGGGTGAAtgcggatggtgatggtgatccGTTCTACGAAATCATTGGTCTCATCACGATGGAGGACGTGCTTGAAGAATTGATACAGGCTGAAATTATCGATGAAACGGACGTCTACACGGACAACAGAAGCAAGATACGGCGCAAGGGTATCAAGCGACCGGATATCCCCACGTTCGTGCATCGTCCCGCTGATACCGACGAACAGCGCCTGCGCATTGGGCCGCAGCTAATGTTCGCTACGTATCAGTACATATCAACTG CGGTCGCAGCTTTCAAGCGCAATGTGATGTCAGAAACGATGCTGAGACGTTTGTTGAATCAAAACATTTACCATCAGATCAAGATCAAGAGCAAGGATCGGAAAGATCGCGTTGACATTATCAACCGTGGCACCCCGATCGACTATTTCGTGCTGATACTTGAGGGACGTGTGGAGGTAACCGTCGGCAAGGAGGATCTTTTGTTCGAGAGCGGCCCGTTCACTCATTTTGGACTGCAAGCGATTGTACAGAGCGCAAGCAACG AACAATCGCTCAATACACAACAGGAAATCTTGGGATCACTTGAATCTATCAATCGGGATGAAAGCATTCGAGACAATTTCACGCCCGACTACACGGTGCAAGCGATCACTGATGTGTTGTATATGCAGATTCCACGTAAACTCTATCTGGATGCCAAGCGCGCTACGTTGAGGGAACGTGCACAGAAACTGGGCGATCAATCGATGGAACCGATCGACACAGAGGGGGAACAG CTAATGCACTCGCTAGATAAAGGCGACCAAAATAGTTTGACGCCTGACGCTACGAACCTGACCGTCAATTCCGGTGCGCCGGCTAGCAAATCGTCCAGCGATGTAGCCTCCCCGACCACGGCTTTAAAT GAACATCGATCACCTATACAAAAGACACGGGAATTGTCGCTGGGAACTCTGAATCGGATCCCAGCAGTGTCCCATTGCTGCCAAAGCCATAACCCACGGTGTTCCTCATTGTGCTGTACTACCCTACCGTGTACAGTACCGTCAGCACATCCGCCCATGCATGcactccatcatcatcaccaaaaCCAACACCGGAAACACTGTCCAATCGATAGGAGTGTATCTTCCGACTGTTGGATGACGTGCTAG